From uncultured Roseateles sp., the proteins below share one genomic window:
- a CDS encoding major capsid protein translates to MNKQFKRVGATLALVAASAGSAMAAVPEEVTTAVTAMKTDGLVVAGAVLVAIIAIAAIKFIRKGL, encoded by the coding sequence ATGAACAAGCAATTCAAGCGCGTTGGCGCAACCCTGGCCCTGGTGGCAGCTTCGGCCGGTTCGGCCATGGCCGCTGTCCCGGAAGAAGTCACGACCGCCGTCACTGCCATGAAGACCGATGGTCTGGTGGTGGCTGGTGCCGTGCTGGTGGCGATCATCGCCATCGCCGCCATCAAGTTCATCCGCAAGGGCCTGTAA
- a CDS encoding methyl-accepting chemotaxis protein, translating into MSTLTVRSKLILAFAGIVAMIVVISGLAINQLGTANDRFSSYAQGLRVRSNVAHLVREAVDLRAIAARNLVLVTQPDDVALEKAIVMKAHSQVGENLNRLKAMARAPDVSPEAREKIDAIDRIEQKYSPVALHIVDLALNRKTEQAVLEIERDCRPLLAALVKATDEYNVMVEQHSEAAIAQAQGNYESNRNWLIAECLLVIVAASAAGLIITRAIIGPLNNALEIVTEVANGNLSTSFDIKTQDEFGRLLAALKTMQESLLRVVSHVRQGSDAVAVASSEIANGNQDLSSRTESQASALQQTASSMEQLGSTVQQNAAHARQANQLAQSASNVAIQGGHVVAQVVDTMRGISASSRHIAEIIGVIDGIAFQTNILALNAAVEAARAGEQGRGFAVVAGEVRSLAQRSAAAAREIKVLINASVERVERGSHLVDQAGSTMHEVVASIERVTSIMGEISVASAEQSSGVNQVGMVVMQMDKATQQNAALVEEMAAAASSLSNQSRELVRAVGVFKLA; encoded by the coding sequence ATGAGCACGTTGACGGTTCGGTCGAAGTTGATATTGGCATTCGCAGGCATCGTCGCCATGATCGTGGTGATTTCGGGCTTGGCCATCAATCAGCTGGGCACCGCCAATGACAGATTCTCCAGCTACGCCCAAGGCCTGCGTGTGCGCTCCAATGTGGCGCATCTGGTGCGGGAAGCCGTCGACTTGCGAGCCATCGCCGCCCGCAATCTGGTGCTCGTGACCCAGCCCGATGACGTCGCGCTGGAGAAAGCCATCGTGATGAAGGCGCACTCCCAGGTGGGTGAGAACTTGAACAGGCTCAAGGCGATGGCGCGTGCCCCGGATGTCTCGCCGGAGGCCAGGGAGAAAATTGACGCCATTGACAGGATCGAGCAGAAGTATTCGCCAGTTGCACTGCACATCGTTGACTTGGCCTTGAACCGCAAGACCGAACAGGCGGTGCTTGAGATCGAACGCGACTGCCGTCCTCTGCTGGCGGCCTTGGTCAAAGCGACCGATGAGTACAACGTGATGGTTGAGCAGCACTCCGAGGCCGCCATCGCGCAAGCCCAGGGCAACTATGAGTCCAACCGGAACTGGTTGATCGCCGAATGCCTTCTGGTCATCGTCGCGGCCAGTGCAGCGGGGCTGATCATTACCAGGGCCATCATCGGACCACTGAACAACGCCCTTGAGATCGTGACCGAGGTCGCCAATGGCAACCTGTCAACGTCATTTGATATCAAGACTCAGGATGAGTTTGGCCGCCTGCTAGCGGCGCTGAAAACCATGCAGGAGAGCCTGCTGCGGGTGGTTTCCCATGTGCGGCAGGGCTCGGACGCAGTTGCCGTGGCCAGTTCCGAAATCGCCAACGGCAACCAGGACCTCAGTTCGCGCACGGAGAGCCAGGCGAGCGCGCTGCAGCAGACCGCCTCATCCATGGAGCAGCTGGGTTCGACGGTTCAGCAGAACGCGGCCCACGCCAGGCAGGCGAATCAGTTGGCGCAGAGCGCCAGCAATGTGGCCATCCAGGGCGGCCATGTGGTGGCACAAGTGGTGGACACGATGCGCGGCATCAGCGCCAGTTCCAGGCACATTGCGGAGATCATCGGCGTCATCGATGGGATTGCGTTTCAGACGAATATTCTGGCCTTGAATGCCGCCGTCGAGGCCGCACGGGCGGGAGAGCAAGGCCGCGGATTTGCCGTGGTTGCCGGCGAAGTGCGGTCATTGGCACAACGCAGTGCTGCAGCGGCCCGGGAGATCAAGGTGTTGATCAACGCGAGCGTCGAGCGTGTTGAACGAGGCAGCCACCTGGTGGACCAAGCCGGCAGCACGATGCACGAGGTTGTGGCCAGCATCGAGCGCGTGACGAGCATCATGGGCGAGATCAGCGTGGCAAGTGCCGAGCAAAGTTCTGGCGTCAATCAGGTCGGCATGGTGGTGATGCAGATGGACAAGGCCACTCAACAGAACGCCGCGCTCGTCGAAGAGATGGCGGCCGCAGCCTCCAGCTTGAGCAACCAGTCTCGTGAGCTGGTTCGAGCTGTCGGAGTCTTCAAGCTCGCCTAG
- a CDS encoding single-stranded DNA-binding protein yields the protein MIKVTVAQATFETIDYKSKKDGSPQQLRKQSAYAHTVDENGDKPPFPEKFSFLLNRDQKPFAVGEYTLHPSAFFIDRDGSLACRPRLTPVLPAKS from the coding sequence ATGATCAAAGTCACCGTCGCTCAAGCCACGTTCGAAACCATCGACTACAAGTCGAAAAAGGACGGTTCGCCGCAGCAGCTGCGCAAGCAAAGTGCCTACGCGCACACCGTCGATGAGAACGGCGACAAGCCCCCGTTCCCCGAAAAGTTCTCGTTCCTCCTGAACCGCGATCAAAAGCCGTTCGCTGTCGGGGAATACACCTTGCACCCCTCGGCGTTTTTCATTGATCGTGATGGAAGCTTGGCATGTCGGCCCCGGCTGACTCCGGTGCTGCCGGCCAAGAGCTGA
- a CDS encoding virulence factor TspB C-terminal domain-related protein: MLLVLASGLASAQITYTASGAIVPPAPANTLGGTVDFERFIREVTGGGADVVDRYSGKIGNKSFPVEGARRLPGAAVGRVAARVLLNPYVIAGVVITAGAAATFCKVKTGSLVCDDTQPKQTVGLWSAVGGFYSTPTAAYEAYAANYLAGVVVGSSVYKVLEGSPSCSLESATRANCGGLAVVIKRKDDNGVTSTIPIIFNGMQRVDTQACPAAPGYGDPRYAQAGGPANWEGRCPKGVDHVPTEDELAAKLAPVYPPAQHKDVLQEALEKKIDVSPLLQPQVVTGPASVTQAPVTSTTTSPTGTPQTTTTTTTNNITYEGSTFNWTTVNNTSYPDGSTKSETKPPEDKKSECEMNPDTVGCQKLDAPDAQEIGKRDITVSFQPDAGWGASDASCPPPRVVSVLGQQIAIDNTLVCQFMGGIRFAVIGVSALVAGLIFIGGFRGQS; encoded by the coding sequence TTGCTGCTTGTCTTGGCGTCAGGTCTTGCCAGTGCTCAAATCACGTATACCGCTTCCGGTGCCATCGTTCCGCCTGCCCCTGCAAATACGCTCGGTGGGACCGTCGATTTCGAGCGCTTCATTCGTGAGGTGACCGGCGGCGGCGCTGATGTGGTGGACCGGTACAGCGGCAAGATCGGCAACAAGAGCTTTCCGGTGGAAGGTGCGAGGCGGTTGCCGGGCGCTGCGGTGGGCCGGGTGGCGGCGCGAGTGCTGCTCAACCCTTATGTGATCGCTGGCGTTGTCATCACCGCTGGCGCTGCGGCCACGTTCTGCAAGGTTAAGACTGGCTCGCTTGTTTGCGATGACACGCAGCCCAAACAGACCGTTGGTCTCTGGAGCGCTGTCGGGGGGTTTTACTCTACGCCGACTGCTGCCTATGAGGCTTACGCTGCCAATTACCTTGCCGGTGTTGTCGTTGGCTCCAGTGTTTACAAGGTTCTTGAAGGCTCTCCATCTTGCTCGCTGGAAAGTGCCACTCGCGCCAATTGCGGCGGGCTGGCCGTGGTCATCAAACGCAAAGATGACAACGGGGTCACTTCGACTATTCCCATCATTTTCAACGGTATGCAGCGCGTGGATACGCAAGCTTGTCCCGCTGCACCGGGCTATGGCGACCCTCGTTATGCGCAGGCTGGCGGACCTGCAAATTGGGAAGGTCGTTGTCCCAAGGGCGTCGATCACGTGCCCACTGAGGATGAGCTTGCAGCGAAGCTCGCGCCGGTCTATCCACCTGCTCAGCACAAGGATGTGCTCCAAGAGGCCTTAGAAAAGAAGATCGATGTGTCTCCCTTGTTGCAGCCTCAGGTGGTTACCGGCCCGGCCTCTGTGACACAGGCACCTGTCACCAGCACGACGACAAGCCCCACAGGTACGCCGCAAACGACGACGACGACCACAACCAACAACATCACTTATGAGGGCAGCACGTTCAACTGGACCACGGTGAACAACACATCGTATCCGGACGGCTCCACCAAGTCGGAAACCAAGCCTCCAGAAGACAAGAAATCTGAATGCGAAATGAACCCCGACACGGTCGGCTGTCAGAAGCTCGACGCACCGGACGCGCAGGAGATCGGAAAGCGCGATATCACGGTCTCGTTCCAGCCTGATGCAGGTTGGGGCGCTTCTGACGCGTCGTGTCCGCCCCCTCGTGTGGTGTCCGTCCTCGGTCAGCAGATTGCCATCGACAACACGTTGGTGTGCCAGTTCATGGGCGGCATTCGCTTCGCGGTCATTGGTGTGTCGGCCCTCGTTGCCGGCTTGATCTTCATCGGCGGATTCAGGGGTCAGTCATGA
- a CDS encoding DUF2523 domain-containing protein — MNGLGTWLVALAGPLARRVLASLGLGVVTYVGMDAAIGAILNQARAGWGGMPADVVSYVAMSGANVALSLIAGAIIGRVASIALKRMMLL; from the coding sequence ATGAACGGTTTAGGCACCTGGCTTGTTGCGCTCGCCGGCCCGCTGGCCCGCCGCGTCCTCGCTTCTCTTGGCCTCGGCGTCGTCACCTATGTGGGCATGGATGCAGCGATTGGCGCTATCCTGAATCAGGCTAGGGCAGGGTGGGGCGGCATGCCTGCTGATGTGGTTTCCTACGTCGCGATGAGTGGCGCAAACGTCGCGCTCAGCCTCATTGCCGGTGCAATCATCGGCCGGGTAGCATCCATCGCCCTTAAGCGGATGATGCTGCTGTGA
- a CDS encoding helix-turn-helix domain-containing protein produces the protein MNTWKARIDRASEMCGGQNALARRLGIAGGNLSAARAGTKPLAKDHIAVIAEILGEDPAELWLVAQDARNPFRHAIAASIALAFTVIVTALFPADSYAQSKAYKAADTGTDDTLSTFQ, from the coding sequence ATGAACACATGGAAAGCGCGGATTGACCGAGCGTCAGAAATGTGCGGGGGGCAAAACGCCCTAGCGCGAAGGCTGGGAATTGCAGGCGGAAACCTCAGCGCAGCCCGGGCCGGAACGAAGCCGCTGGCCAAGGACCACATAGCTGTGATCGCGGAGATATTGGGCGAGGACCCGGCCGAGCTTTGGCTAGTCGCTCAAGACGCGAGAAACCCTTTTCGACATGCCATAGCTGCCAGCATTGCACTGGCTTTTACTGTCATCGTGACAGCGCTTTTCCCTGCGGATTCCTACGCGCAATCAAAGGCTTACAAGGCTGCTGATACCGGGACAGACGATACATTGTCAACTTTTCAATGA